One part of the Rutidosis leptorrhynchoides isolate AG116_Rl617_1_P2 chromosome 1, CSIRO_AGI_Rlap_v1, whole genome shotgun sequence genome encodes these proteins:
- the LOC139848888 gene encoding uncharacterized protein produces MDAIGEHEKYMEDLLKKLNANESEAVSDSFKVIVTVEKFPIHDEKTNWRMKKPIVGEKYLNTKQFKEFLTYYVLKNGFSLWYHRSCEKEVIAKCCQRAPRLKKPTESKKRKYNRYPSVAKGEEPKCSWRCFGRKMKDEASFQVISMVDEHTCVRSFRFGSLINYKWIGREFGDKIRTNPNIMLVDIADLVMKKYKCTATSNQYIKAKTWALTEYEKSIEEHYGLLRSYADELLNSNPGSTIKIRLTQNPDEKLYFDRFYVCLNGLKEGWKNGCRKVIALDGCFLKKPNQGELLTAIGRDGNNHIFPVAGAVVSVENKQNWS; encoded by the coding sequence ATGGATGCAATTGGTGAACATGAGAAGTATATGGAAGATCTGTTGAAGAAGTTAAATGCTAATGAATCAGAAGCAGTTAGTGATTCTTTTAAAGTTATTGTCACAGTTGAAAAGTTTCCAATACATGATGAGAAAACTAATTGGAGAATGAAGAAGCCTATAGTGGGTGAGAAATACTTAAATACAAAACAGTTTAAGGAATTTTTAACCTATTATGTCCTTAAAAATGGTTTTTCGCTATGGTATCATAGAAGTTGTGAAAAGGAAGTGATTGCAAAGTGTTGCCAAAGAGCACCTAGACTGAAAAAACCAACCGAATCTAAGAAAAGGAAGTATAACAGATATCCAAGTGTTGCTAAGGGTGAAGAACCAAAATGCTCTTGGAGGTGTTTTGGAAGAAAGATGAAAGATGAGGCTTCCTTTCAGGTAATATCCATGGTTGATGAACACACTTGTGTTAGAAGTTTTAGGTTTGGAAGTTTGATAAATTACAAATGGATTGGTAGGGAGTTTGGTGACAAAATCAGGACAAACCCAAATATAATGCTAGTAGATATTGCAGACTTAGTGATGAAGAAGTATAAGTGTACTGCAACTTCTAATCAATATATAAAGGCTAAGACTTGGGCATTAACTGAATATGAAAAATCTATTGAAGAACATTATGGTTTGTTAAGGTCTTATGCTGATGAACTTTTAAATAGCAACCCAGGTTCAACAATTAAAATAAGATTAACTCAAAACCCTGATGAGAAATTGTATTTTGATAGGTTCTATGTGTGTTTGAATGGTTTGAAAGAGGGTTGGAAGAATGGATGTAGAAAGGTAATAGCTTTAGATGGATGTTTTTTAAAGAAACCTAATCAGGGTGAGCTGTTAACTGCAATAGGAAGGGATGGGAATAATCACATATTCCCTGTTGCTGGGGCAGTGGTTAGTGTGGAGAACAAGCAAAACTGGAGCTAG